A region of the Gadus morhua chromosome 1, gadMor3.0, whole genome shotgun sequence genome:
AACTGTGATACTTGTATGCTGTTTATAGATGATGTCTTCATCAATAATCTCGCTTATACACCCTGCCAACCAACTTCAATGATGATGACATATCAAATATCCTGATACTCCAGTTGCTGTATATGGCTTCTAACAAACCATCCATGTGTGTAAAGCCTACATAGCATTTTAAATAGCTTTATTTATTATAACTCATGCGATGATCATCGTAATGGTTTGCAAACTGCAATTAACATTGctgattgtttatttttatatttaaaggATCCCCATTAACCCTACATAACACATCACATTACAAAACTCCAATTGCATTAATATATATTCAATTAAATCAATATACATTAATATAAAAAGATAAATACATTCATATTCAACACCAGTCAGAATTGAATATGGATTAGGTAGAATACAAAaaaggtaaatataaagatgatATTTAAAGGTAATTTGTATTATATAACTCGTATTAAGCAGCTTAACATATTAAGAAATAACCTAGAGTCTATCATCCTCATTCTAATAAATTCCTCTGCATATTCTTTTTAAaggattatttactttttattggACGGATATTAAGGGGTCATTTATTCCACCTGgaataatataacataacataatttCTTTCCATGAGTTGCTCCTTAGGCTGGGGATAATGTGGCCGTTACCGGCAAATCTGgttatgtgtgtttataataacaaaaaaacgatttggtCAATAAAAAATGTGGGCATCTTTGCAGCTGAAGAATGGGGACATGCTTGAAGAATTCCTCTGCTGAACGGTGCGGAGAGGCAGGAGGGCAGATAATGTGCTTCTTGTTCTAATAGCTTACTTTTGTTGTGTTTCCTGTAGAGAAAATGAgcatccccctctctcgctctgaggTGTTCGGGCAGCTGAGGAAGGAGCTGTATGAGGATGTGGAGTTCAGGCAGTCCGATGCCCATGTCTTCATCATCATGGGAGCGTCGGTGAGAATTAGTAGGAACAGAATAAATGGGAGGACAAACTATGGCCAGGATTCAAAGTTTACAAAACGTTTTAATTCAAAGGCGTTTTCACCAAATGTAATACTTGCATAGATGCaattacacacatattcacacatgcatgaaATCACACACATATTGCAGGGTTCTGCACTAAGCACACGCATATTGCGGTGTCGTTCAGTTCGATTTTTACTGGCTAAAGGTTCTCACATCAAGCAAGTGAGTGTTGTAATGCCTACAAAGCAAGCACATAATTACATATATTGGGGGAAGTGTGTCAACAGATACTGAGCTTGTGCAATCATTAGGTGTAGATTATATAGTCCAATTGAAGAATATCGATAGAAAgtagaccaatggttcccctTGGCCTAGCAGGTTATGCAAAACACAGTTTCCGTGTTGCTCCACTTACAACATGTTCTGTCCTAACGGAACTGACTAAATAGTTATAATACTTCCTCATTCCATAAAGGGCTCAGACTCCAGCCTCTATTTCCTCAGTCACTTGGCCTACCCAATCCCACTTTTTCCTAtttgataatataataatataatataatatccatGTCTAGATCTGTCTTTAGGAATTTCCTTTCACTAACTTACCGTAGTGCTCATACCAACATCTTGTTTAGTTTAATGGCAAAAtcgaaaaatacatttgtggtCATATTAATGTTGTTTATTTCAATCCACCGTCATACCTTACCTCTGTTTGCCTGAGGCTGGGTGTACTGGGCTGAAGAAAGGCTTGCCGTTACATTTCTTGCAGTGTCACTGGCAGTCAgcgtttttgtgtgcatgtttcttcCGGGTGTGGTCCCATTCAAGATTGTACCTGTTTTTTAGATTTGAATCCCtggcatttaaaaaatataactGCAACTATTTACTTGAAAGTCTAATATGTTTCTATTAACGTGTAAGCTGTCATTTTTGTTGGATTTACCTAAGCAGTGCAGCAGGATAGGAGGATTCATTTTAGACATCCATTGTTTATGTCTATTCATCAGGCTATTAAATTGCTAGATGAATAGACATGTATCCAATAATTATGTCAATTCATCAGGCTATTAAATGTCTAGACTTTGAAGATTACATGAAATGTGGAGCATGTTTTTTGTGCTATTAGTTATTTAAATCATTGGACCTTTGCTGTCATATAATACCATTCATCTGTGTCCAGACATTTTCCTTAGCTCGGATTTTATGGTCTGCCCTCCACATTGTGGGGTTCATGTTCACTGCTAGGTAGCCGCTCCCAGTATGATTGacattgttttaaatgtgtatAGGCAACTACACTCACCTGTTGGCCATTAGTTAATCACTTGTTTCACAGCCTCACACAAACAGTGGCTTGTTCAATTGGAAGCATGCATCAGTCCTTCTTAAGTGCTGCAATGATCCCACAGGCCCTTTGCAATAGCCCCACCTAGCCTGTGTGTAATAAGCATGTTGGTGCAACTTTAACCGTGTTCTCCTTTTACAGGGGGACCTAGCCAAGAAGAAAATCTACCCCACTTTATGGTGAGTCATGATCGGATGAGCCATTATATCATTTATAGACAGGAAAATAATGgtgaaaataaaactaaaatgaaaTCAACTTAAAAAATGAATGTTTTGAAGAAAGACATATACACCGTCTGGTTAACAGGGTACTACCCTGTTAACCAGGGTAGTACCCTAGGgtgtcttcaaaacattcaAAAACGATGTCAGATTTACTACCCTGAGGGTAGTAAATCTGACATTGTTTTTCAGACTTGCCACAAAGCATGGGTGCCACTGCTAATGATCCCCTATCAACCTAGGCTGCCAGTTGCCATTCTGCTCTTGTGACTTTCGAGGTCAACAGTTTGATCAAttgtgtctctctacctttccTACAACCAAACCTCTGGATGATGTGTCCCTCTGCCAGGTGGCTGTTCAGGGACGGCCTCCTCCCAGAGGAGACCTACTTTGTGGGCTTTGCCCGCACGGCGCTGACCGTGGATGCCATCCGTGCCGCCTGCATGCCTTACCTGAAGGTATAAACAGCGCTCGCTCTCCGCCACGCTCCCCTCCTCCCGCGGGAGGGGCCACTGTGGGGTGCATTTGTCttcatataaaaataaaaaccttttccCTGTTTACCTTTTCCCTGTTCTCATGTCACAGCTGAATGCCAGGAACGGGATGCTTCAAATGAGTGTTattggagagggagaaaaagagagggcgggacttttaGTTGCATGGAAAGAGGGATTTCtgtttctgtaaaaaaaaatgggatATCGCTTTGAATATAATTTTCTCGTTTTGTAATTCCACTCCCTCTGGGGACTGTTAAGCAAGCACGCGCAGCTCGCATGAAGTCAGAGACCGGAAATCGCCCGGCGTCAGACCGGTGTAACGCTGCAATCACGTTCCCCCTCTCAGCAtgccctctctgcctcccccagACAGTGGGCTCTGAGGCAGAGAAGCTGAAGGAGTTCTTCAGCCGCAACACGTACATCAGCGGGCGCTACGCGGAAGAGGACTCCTTCGCCAAGTTGCACACGCACATCCAAACACTGCCGGGCGGCGTGGACGCCAATCGCCTCTTCTACATGGCCCTGCCGCCCACCGTCTACCACGACGTCAGCAAGAACATCAAGCACCACTGTATGAGCACCAAGTGAGTGCACGCCAACTCCTTCTCTTTGTTTTGGATCCTAATCTGTTATTGATTACCTGAGCACGTGCTTCTAGCAAAGACCACCTGTGGTGAAATCAGACGCATGTCGTTTAACAAGCATTCAGGGAATGTTTGCATCTGCATCCAATGACCGCACAGCCTACCTGTAGAACCTGGACATTGGACACTTACCTTCTCGGCCGGAAGACTAAGACCCAAGCTATTCTACTATAAATCCCCCTGTATATATCTATTTCTTACGGTCAGTGTCTGTGGCTGTATTTCAATGTTGATGTGTTATTTTCTCATCTTTACTCTCTTTGTTGTGCTCTAATTATCCCCTTTAATCAAATTGATCTTGCTCTCTCCCGCTCACTAGGAAAAGATGTGCTAATCAGAAATCCCCTCATGCCTTATTAATGGGACATAACCTCAGGAAGataataaaggtgtgtgtgtgcgtgccgtaCAGAGGCTGGACCAGGATTATCGTGGAGAAGCCGTTCGGGCGGGACCTGGCGAGCTCTGAGGAGCTGTCCACTCACCTCTCCTCGCTGTTCACCGAAGACCAGATCTACCGCATCGACCACTACCTGGGCAAGGAGATGGTGCAGAACCTCATGGTGCTCAGGTGAGCTGGGAAACCCCTCAGCTCTCAGAGAAGATATTGCCCTTCCTTCTAGTGCATTATCGTGTATGCAATATATGGTTTctacatttaattaatttaattttagtTCTATATCAACATAATCAGAGACTTATTTGCATATCCCACTCTTCATATGTTACAGTTCACACGTACATTACAGTGGCAATGAGTCACTCCCGTTCCACATTTTAGACCTTGCGGCAATGGATCTAAATGTAAtagcaattaaaaaacaaattaataataaagATTTAATTTTGGAACGAAACCAAGCGGTATGGCCCCACAGTGGTCTGTGGGCCCCTGCATGCTTATGACCCATTGGGGCCGTTGTCGCTGTGTTTCAGGTTCGGCAATCGCATCTTTGGGCCCATCTGGAACCGGGACAGCATTGCCAGTGTGGTCCTCACCTTCAAAGAACCCTTCGGCACCCAGGGGCGAGGGGGCTACTTTGATGATTTTGGCATCATCCGGTGAGCGGATGAAATCCAAAGAACCTCACACCCAGGAGCCATTGTCCTTTTACAATGCCTCTGTTGACCGTTTATCAATGGGCTGATTGAAACTTGGAACCGTCATGCTGATTATGTCCTCCTCCCGCACCTCTTTTGTCCCAACACCTGTTGTATTCGGTTCCTTCCACGCCGTCCAGTGATGTCATGCAAAACCATTTGCTCCAAATCCTCTGCCTTGTTGCCATGGAGAAGCCGGCTTCAACCAGTTCAGACGACGTCAGGGACGAGAAGGTGCGATTCCGTCACGACCACTTCACATGACCAAGAACTGTGACTTCTCAACCCACGAGCACATCACCAGATCAAATGGATCTTGCTCATCTGCTCACCAAAATaatcagaaccccccccccaggctgttTTTCTTCACAGTATTTTTTTATCTGCCCTTTgcgccccctgcaggtgaaAGTACTGAAGTGCATCACCCCGGTCACCATGTCGGACGTGGTGCTGGGCCAGTACGAGGGGGACCCCGATGGAGAGGGGGACGCCAAGCTGAGTTACCTGGACGACCCCACGGTTCCCAAGGGTTCAACCCAGGCCACGTTCGCCACGGCGGTTCTCTATGTGCACAACGAGCGATGGGACGGTACATAACCATGTCTTCTCTACAGAACCATGTCATTCTTACCCCACAGCCTTTACAAATCCTCTCAAGTCACGCTGGCCTTCTCATCTTTTGGTTGTGTTTTCAACCAAAGGGACGTTTGTCTACctcaaattatatttaaaatgataGAAAAACATTGCTTTCAAGAGAGCTCCACTGTGAACTGCAGAAGCTGTCAAACGCCATAAATATGCACAGAACTGTATCAAACTTATAGGAAAACAATGATTTGATAAGCTGCTAACAGATGAATATTTAGGAATGTACATGGAAATGTGCCCATTTTTATCATATGAATGATGGAATAGGATAGGAATGATAGTTTTAGTTATCTTTCTTGAACGCTCCTTCCTGTCTGCCACCGaccgtcctcctctccctccccaggcgTGCCCTTCATCCTGCGCTGCGGGAAGGCCCTGAACGAGCGCAAGGCGGAGGTGCGGCTGCAGTTCACCGACGTGCCCGGGGACATCTTCGGCAAGCAGTGCCGCAGGAACGAGCTTGTGATACGCGTGCAGCCCAACGAGGCCGTCTACGCCAAGATGATGAGCAAGAAGCCCGGCGTGTACTTCAGCCCCGAGGAGACGGAGCTTGACCTCACCTACAAGAGCCGCTACAAGGTGGGGAACGCTGGGGCATATGGGGGGTGTTGGGGCGCATTGGGGGCTGTTGCGGCGTGCTAGGGGTTCATCAAAAGACAAACCCTTTTGGTTTTTCCTACTAAATTAAAGTCACATTGTGTAAGATTGGGcacacagtttttttttcattctgaaaTCCTCCCAACCACTCAGTAGGGGGActtcagaatgaaaaaaaaacctgaataaCCAGTTTCTGTCCACTCTAACTTGCTGAGCAGCTATGTGAGGCGAAGTGATGGACTCGGTGTTACCCGGCTGTTTGTGGCGTGAGTGGAACAGGTTTTGGGACGGTCCATAGTAAGATGAGCCCCTGCAGCAGGACGTTTTCGTAAACAACAGCGTAACAGCCTAGCAggcctttttgttttgtagaCAGAGTTATAGAATGTCGTACACTTGAAGGCATTATTGAAATCCCCAGtgatcagcattgactacatGTACAGGTTCAAACAAGCTAGTTGAAATGTTATACATTGCGTCTTTAAACGGGAGTTCTGTCTGTCCTCAGGATGTGAAGCTGCCAGACGCCTACGAGCGGCTCATCCTGGACGTGTTCTGCGGCAGCCAGATGCACTTTGTTCGCAGGTGGGTTGAGTTATGTGGTTTTATTTGATCCATCACAGGAGGCAGCCATCAGTTGATTATGGGTCACATTGGCATGCCATGGGGTTGTGCTTTGTGTGAAATAAGATTGAATTTGACCCTTCATTAGATTGAATAGGTCGTATTAGAAGGATGTGTTTTGAACCTGGTTCTAGTGACTCTACCTATGTGCTCCTCTCAGTGATGAGTTGAGGGAGGCTTGGAGGATCTTCACGCCCATCCTTCACCAGATCGAGAACGAGAAACCGAAACCTGTCCCTTATAAATATGGAAGGTGAGATATCCAGTTTACTCCAACAGACATACCTTCACACTACCTGCACCGCTTTCCCCATACCTCTATGCACTAAGCCCCGAAGTGTAACAATTTTTCTAGCAgttttactttgtttttgtgttcttAAATGAGTGTTTTGTTTTCGTGATCAAGTATCTTCACCTCGAAATCTTGcgacccttcctcccctcccccagtcGCGGGCCGACGGAGGCGGACGAGCTCTCCAAGAAGGTGGGCTTCCGCTACGAGGGCACGTACAGATGGGTCAACCCCCACAGACTGTGAGCCCGGCGGGGGCGCGCTTCCACCAGAGGCCTGGAGGGGGGACCAGAGGGCGGTCTGCCGGGAGCGCAGCGCAGGCTGGGGGGCCTGGAACAGTGTCTCATGTCGCAGGAAGAATCCCTACCAGTTAATGAACAAGAGGCTTtgtggattattattattatgtacaaGGTGCATAGCAGGATTCTCAGGTGTGGTATTCATGTTTATGCTCAGTTAGTACGCTGGGGCCAGTTTGTTAGAAACTGGTGAACTATATTTTGTGTCTTCATATAATACCATAACTATAATGTTTACTATTCAAGGCTTCTTCAAATGAACGTAGCAATAAGGCTTTCATGGCATCCCCTCGTTGTGATGTTGATACTTAGGACAAAAAATTACGGTGGGTCTGTATTAGAAAGGCAATAATTATACTCATTAATATCTTGGATATATATAGGTTTGTATGTTGCTTGGTAAATTATGAACTTAGAAAGTGTCCAGTGCATCTGCCATGAGTAGGAAAAGGTGATGAGAGCAATGCATTACACACAGAAAGCACTTAACGGAGCCGTGACCCGGGCGTTTACCACTTTACCAAACAAAGGTCACAGAGCAGACAACAAAGTAGATTGTCCACCAGCTGTTACTATAACATGTATATAGACTTTGAGATTGTATGAATATGGGGTGCATTGGCTGCAAATCCTGATTAGCGGATTATTATGATTCTTTCTTACATTGTATATTTAGGCTCCCGCTTCCGCTGCTCGGGACCAAGGCTGTGCACAGCATCCATTCTGTGGCCGTGTGAGCTTGAATTGTGTTTCATATTGTTCCAGCTTCTCTCTAGCGTTGATACATGAGCAGTCTTAACCACGCCTAACGGACACAAACCCAGTGTTTGTCAGCTGCCTCTGGTCATTcccttgtttttgtttacatttCTCAAAAAGCATATTTAAGTTGCTGATCATTCCAAATttgaaacgggggggggggtcaattaAGAGGGTTTGTATTGCTGGTATACAGTCAAGTTTATTTGGCACACTAGATTAATTACCTTTCAATAAACAAGTCTTTCATTGACAGTGTCAAAgttgtattttttctttgtttttggggggggggggatctaggGCTGAATTTGAGTAGACCCCCATAATACGCTCGTTCATCACAGCTACAAAGACTGGTACGACAGGGCAAGATTAAAATAAGCATCATCCTTATGCATTTTCCTTGGCAGTTTGTCAATTCTTAATCAGTACTGTTTAATGATAAGAAGTTGTTTTTGGATTTTCTTAGTTACATTAATGTCAGGAGTTAAGGGGGTTATTCATATTTGCACCTTGCTGCAAAGTACAAGAATTCAAAATACTTCAACCCTAAATGCCTACATTAATTCAAGCTTGAATGGTCCATTTGATTCACTGCCAGTGATGGATCCCCATTAAGTCCATAGAGGTCATGTGGGGACCGCTCTATATGCACGCACCACATTCAAGCTGCTACAAGAAACTCCTTTATGCTCCAAGACCATGGAGTCTAATCTCAGCCCCAGGCAGGATCCCACTGAATACTCAATAGGCAGTCAATAACAACTCTTGAATCAGATTAATCAAGGCATATTTTATTTCCATTAAATATTATCCAACCGATGACATTAAGCACATTAGTTGATATCAAaaagcagattttttttttgttttaaacataATATTCATGACACAACTATTAATGCGTTACCACCCAAAGGCAAGGTCATGGTGAACTGACACAGCCAAACCATAGAGACATTTAGAAAGCAAGTCTCTGGGATCACAAAGGAGAGGAACAACCAAAGACTGAGCACATGCATTAGTAAGGCCACTTCATATCTGCAGGTTGCTAGGTGACGTTACAGTCAGTCAAGACATACAGTTGGGACCTTTCAATCCACTAACCAATATGCTTTGATACTCAAGAAAAACGTATATGCATACGCCAGCAAATCACAATAGTAGGCCAACCGAAAAGTGGTACACAAACTTGGACGGAGTTAACTACTTGTTTGACACACTGGAGTTTCCCTCCCACAGAAAAACAATCACAGAGGACATACTTATCCCTTTTCAAAATCTCAACCCCAATTCAAGGGCTGAGTTAAACTGACCCTTGCCCCCCTGAGACGATTCAAAAACAAGTTCTCTTGCTTCAGAACCGTTCATGGTACGGGCCCTGGTTTGCTAATCAGGTGATATAGCTAGCAAAGGGCTAGCTATGTTTAGTAAGGCTTTATGTACACAGTCAcaagacaaaaataaaacatgcattttgATTACATTTAAATGATTAAGACCTAAGAGAAAGTACCACACGACCACAAAAAATTCGGTTGCTCCTGTACTGACCCTTCAGGTTCCCGTACTGGGAAGGGTTGAGATGATGGACCAAAAGCACTTGGAAGAAGTTGATACAAAAAGtatctttatgtatatatataatatatatatatatatatatatatatatattggcagGAGGAGATTGTTTAGCTACAGCTCAATATGCTCAAGACGGATGCTTCCAAACCCTCCAAGAGGAACCAGCTATTCCTCTCACCTGTGCCGACCTAGCTGTGGAGCTAGATGGTAGTGGCTCAAATCCAACTGATCTTGTAACAGTTTTAACAGGTGAGGTGCGACCgatggcttctctctctctctctctctcatctcctctctctctctcctctctctctcgctctctctctctctctctctctctctctctctcctctctctctctctctctctctctctctctctctctctctctctctctctctctctctctctctctctctctctctctctctctcttctctcctctctctctcatctctctctctctcctctctctctctctctctctcctcttctctctctctctctctctctctctctctctctctctctctctctctctctcctctctctcacacacagagtaGGAAGGCTCTTGGCTCGGTTATCTGTTACATGTGCTCCGGGTGGTTCTGCAGACAGGTTATGAACTCTGTGACAGGGTGGCCCTGGTAGCAGATCTGATATACTGCGTTGAACAGTGGGAacctagagagacagagagtcgaACTGTTGAAGTACTGTAATAGCACCAAAGTCTTAAGATGGACACTTCAGAATGGTCAGTATCGGGTGGTCTGCTATTGGCCCATCACTTACTTGTCGATGAGGTTTTTGTGCTTCAGGATGAGGTTGACCTCGGCGGCGCGTGGCCGGTCCCTGCAGCTTCTGACCGTTGAGCAtttccttctccagctcctcgaTGGACTGAAGCAATAAAAACAATCGAaacacattaaaataaaaacattcctcGATCTGACCCAAGAGTCTGTATACTAGCCTTGATtgtaatatttaataaataaaaaaaaaggggccCTTCTTGGGACcaaggacaaggacaaggacaggacaaggacaaggacccccccccccctcggaccAGACGTCTCACCTTGCCCGTCTTGGCGAAGGCCTCGGCCACCTTGCGGTTGCGACCGCCGTAAGCAGGTGGTGATGAGGTCGGCAACGCCGCAGCTCTCCAGGAACGTTGCCGAGGAGACGGGCCCGGCGGTGCAGAAGATGCGTGCGAAGGCGATCATCTCCATGAGACCCAGGCGATCACCGCCGCCTTGGTGTTGTCCCCGAAGCCCAGGCCGTCACAGAACCCCGCGCCCACCGCCACGATGTTCTGCCACCCGACGGGGAAGAGACGGCAGCAAAACGAGGGTaaggacacacaaacagcaaaatCGGCGTATGTTTTTCTCACTTTTCAACGGGAGACTCGATGCCCACCTTGAGTGCCCCGCAGATCTCCACCACATCACACTCCTCCACCACGGTGACCCGGAAGTTATCGGTCTGCATGAGCTCCTTCAGCAGAGCTCCGTGCTGCTCATTCTTACAGCCTGGACAGAAAGAAAACCAGTACATACATTATGCCCCCTATGACCGAGCAGACGACAACAAATAACAACGCAAACAATTTCATCACACCAAGAAACGTGGCATTTAGAGGCATCTTGTTGTACAACCCTGATTAGACATTGACGCACTGGTGTTAATATTTGACTGCCATTCTAATAACAAGCAGTTTTGCATGTGTATCATAATTACAAAATGTTTAACCGAACAGCCAGGTCATAATCCAAAAAGGTCAAAGCCTAGCCACTTATTTACCGAACCGTCTACTTCAGTTACCATGAGGTGTGCATTAGGAGAGATTAAGAGAAAGAACGAATTCCGTCTCATGAGCGGCAGGAGTTCTGCAGCGGTCCCTCACCGATGGTGGTCTCGCAGAACTTCTCGTCGGCGACCTCATTGGCGATGTTGGCCCCCATGAGCACACTCATGGTGATGCTGAGCTTCTCCTGGATCACCTCTGAGATGAGCTTCAGTCCATCAGGCCCCTCGTCTACACCCTGCAGCACAACATACCGCACATCATGGAAACAAGTGGATACAAGAAAAACTAAAAGATCTAAGATAAAAAAGATACACAAGCTAAACAAATATACAAAGAATGGACATTTGACACATAGAAGGATTAAAatatcccatggcatgaaatctcactttatgagggtTTCTAGCATTATTacgagttcccctagcctacctatcGTCCctcagtggctaaaacttgcgttcgtgTAAAaggagcactaggtatcctgtttgatttgaaaaaaatggaagctccAGCGCGggtttggaatgtggccccatagggtcatcataaggggccaagctacctcccctttctctgccttgcccggcCAGAGAATTTGGACCGCCAAGTGTTGTACagttctttgttatttggataaccgttctgctgttggtgttatggcgcattaAACGTTGGTTCTCTGACATCTCtcgtatttccacaacgagactgtagtgggggttatcacagccatcgttgagccccgctgcccgcttccGAGAggcatcaccaccaccgcccggcagcggacAGCGGGCAGTTCAgtgtacttcagattgatgtggaagtggaagaaccagagacgtcggagaacccgacacagtcgttt
Encoded here:
- the g6pd gene encoding glucose-6-phosphate 1-dehydrogenase isoform X1; this translates as MGSRASAEKMSIPLSRSEVFGQLRKELYEDVEFRQSDAHVFIIMGASGDLAKKKIYPTLWWLFRDGLLPEETYFVGFARTALTVDAIRAACMPYLKTVGSEAEKLKEFFSRNTYISGRYAEEDSFAKLHTHIQTLPGGVDANRLFYMALPPTVYHDVSKNIKHHCMSTKGWTRIIVEKPFGRDLASSEELSTHLSSLFTEDQIYRIDHYLGKEMVQNLMVLRFGNRIFGPIWNRDSIASVVLTFKEPFGTQGRGGYFDDFGIIRDVMQNHLLQILCLVAMEKPASTSSDDVRDEKVKVLKCITPVTMSDVVLGQYEGDPDGEGDAKLSYLDDPTVPKGSTQATFATAVLYVHNERWDGVPFILRCGKALNERKAEVRLQFTDVPGDIFGKQCRRNELVIRVQPNEAVYAKMMSKKPGVYFSPEETELDLTYKSRYKDVKLPDAYERLILDVFCGSQMHFVRSDELREAWRIFTPILHQIENEKPKPVPYKYGSRGPTEADELSKKVGFRYEGTYRWVNPHRL
- the g6pd gene encoding glucose-6-phosphate 1-dehydrogenase isoform X2, whose amino-acid sequence is MSIPLSRSEVFGQLRKELYEDVEFRQSDAHVFIIMGASGDLAKKKIYPTLWWLFRDGLLPEETYFVGFARTALTVDAIRAACMPYLKTVGSEAEKLKEFFSRNTYISGRYAEEDSFAKLHTHIQTLPGGVDANRLFYMALPPTVYHDVSKNIKHHCMSTKGWTRIIVEKPFGRDLASSEELSTHLSSLFTEDQIYRIDHYLGKEMVQNLMVLRFGNRIFGPIWNRDSIASVVLTFKEPFGTQGRGGYFDDFGIIRDVMQNHLLQILCLVAMEKPASTSSDDVRDEKVKVLKCITPVTMSDVVLGQYEGDPDGEGDAKLSYLDDPTVPKGSTQATFATAVLYVHNERWDGVPFILRCGKALNERKAEVRLQFTDVPGDIFGKQCRRNELVIRVQPNEAVYAKMMSKKPGVYFSPEETELDLTYKSRYKDVKLPDAYERLILDVFCGSQMHFVRSDELREAWRIFTPILHQIENEKPKPVPYKYGSRGPTEADELSKKVGFRYEGTYRWVNPHRL
- the LOC115546312 gene encoding LOW QUALITY PROTEIN: glycerol-3-phosphate dehydrogenase [NAD(+)], cytoplasmic (The sequence of the model RefSeq protein was modified relative to this genomic sequence to represent the inferred CDS: inserted 2 bases in 2 codons; deleted 2 bases in 2 codons), with protein sequence MAAPKKVCIIGSGNWGSAIAKIIGSNAATNTKFDNTVNMWVFEEMVNDRKLTEIINTDHENVKYLPGHKLPSNVVAVPDLVDATREADILVFVIPHQFIGRVCDTIXGKIKSDALGMSLIKGVDEGPDGLKLISEVIQEKLSITMSVLMGANIANEVADEKFCETTIGCKNEQHGALLKELMQTDNFRVTVVEECDVVEICGALKNIVAVGAGFCDGLGFGDNTKAAVXRLGLMEMIAFARIFCTAGPVSSATFLESCGVADLITTCYGGRNRKVAEAFAKTGKSIEELEKEMLNGQKLQGPATAAEVNLILKHKNLIDKFPLFNAVYQICYQGHPVTEFITCLQNHPEHM